In Streptomyces sp. NBC_00414, a single window of DNA contains:
- a CDS encoding GDSL-type esterase/lipase family protein — protein MTITVRPGSPVMFTGDSITDCQRLASEDGLGFGYPLRVAGEWGLRHRDRPVTWLNTGVGGHKVMDLEARRQTDVLDARPDVVSILVGANDMGWHSLHPKGYVISVEEFEAGHDVSARRSARSHP, from the coding sequence ATGACGATCACTGTCCGACCGGGAAGCCCAGTGATGTTCACCGGTGATTCGATCACCGACTGCCAACGGCTGGCGAGCGAAGACGGCCTCGGGTTCGGCTACCCGCTGCGCGTCGCGGGCGAGTGGGGACTCCGACACCGGGACCGCCCCGTGACCTGGCTGAACACCGGCGTCGGCGGCCACAAGGTGATGGACCTCGAAGCCCGCCGGCAGACAGACGTACTCGACGCCCGCCCTGACGTGGTGTCAATCCTCGTTGGGGCCAACGACATGGGCTGGCACTCGTTGCACCCGAAGGGTTATGTGATTTCCGTGGAGGAGTTCGAAGCGGGGCATGACGTCAGCGCCCGTAGGTCGGCCCGCTCACACCCCTGA
- a CDS encoding pyridoxamine 5'-phosphate oxidase family protein, whose amino-acid sequence MAVRAEHAGEQAVQQRAQEGGPGWGSPMFGPEIPHGFHPFIRAQQMLIVAAADDTGAVWSSIVTGHPGFARPVDDRTLDIRALPAPGDPLHHAFDAERAVGVLALHPQTQRRIRANGVAGRHGAGLRMTTGQVFGNCPKYLQKRVITESADATPPGEARTGKELSDVQRRWIEQADTFFIASHTAEHGADASHRGGMPGFVTVAGSRTLRWPDYTGNQFYMTLGNLHLDPACGLLFLDWERGHTLQLTGTGRIDWDPRSAAAYSGALRVVEFDIDSVVQVDHASPLRWELQDYSRFNPPVA is encoded by the coding sequence ATGGCAGTGCGCGCAGAACACGCTGGTGAGCAGGCGGTCCAGCAAAGGGCTCAGGAGGGTGGCCCCGGATGGGGATCGCCGATGTTCGGCCCGGAGATCCCGCACGGATTCCACCCCTTCATCCGCGCCCAGCAGATGCTGATCGTCGCGGCCGCCGACGACACCGGCGCCGTCTGGTCGTCGATCGTGACGGGACATCCCGGTTTCGCCCGGCCGGTGGACGACCGAACCCTCGACATCCGCGCGCTGCCCGCCCCCGGTGATCCGCTCCACCATGCCTTTGACGCGGAACGTGCCGTCGGCGTGCTCGCCCTGCATCCGCAGACCCAGCGCCGTATCCGCGCGAACGGCGTGGCCGGACGCCATGGCGCCGGCCTGCGCATGACCACCGGGCAAGTGTTCGGCAACTGCCCGAAATACCTGCAGAAGCGCGTCATCACCGAGTCCGCCGATGCCACGCCGCCCGGGGAAGCCCGCACCGGCAAGGAACTCAGCGACGTCCAGCGGCGCTGGATCGAGCAGGCGGACACCTTCTTCATCGCCAGCCACACCGCCGAGCACGGCGCCGACGCGTCACACCGCGGCGGCATGCCGGGCTTCGTCACCGTCGCGGGATCCCGCACATTGCGCTGGCCCGACTACACCGGCAACCAGTTCTACATGACGCTGGGCAATCTGCACCTCGACCCCGCGTGCGGCCTGCTGTTTCTCGACTGGGAGCGTGGCCACACCCTGCAACTCACCGGCACCGGCAGGATCGACTGGGACCCCCGCAGTGCCGCCGCGTACTCAGGGGCGCTGCGCGTGGTCGAGTTCGACATCGACAGCGTGGTGCAGGTCGACCACGCCAGCCCGCTGCGATGGGAACTCCAGGACTACTCCCGGTTCAACCCGCCTGTCGCCTGA
- a CDS encoding peptidoglycan-binding domain-containing protein, giving the protein MSSTAVRALQKNLNSCHGYKLTTDGVFGTLTLSALIAVQKKVGVATDGDYGPDTQSAMKCALQRGNRGADQLQLTYG; this is encoded by the coding sequence ATGAGCAGCACGGCAGTCCGCGCCCTCCAGAAGAACCTCAACTCCTGTCACGGATACAAGCTGACAACGGACGGGGTCTTCGGAACCCTCACCTTGTCGGCGCTCATCGCCGTTCAGAAGAAGGTGGGTGTCGCGACGGACGGCGACTACGGCCCCGACACGCAAAGCGCGATGAAGTGCGCACTACAGCGTGGAAACCGGGGCGCGGATCAGCTGCAACTGACATACGGCTGA
- a CDS encoding 3-oxoacyl-[acyl-carrier-protein] synthase III C-terminal domain-containing protein, with the protein MRARPFPYEIGGACAELGTVIDMESWARRARVPDRRRPGAHLTGATVTRLLAVESKAWDPERFADPETVARVARGALESARLAPEEVTAVVLVTCTPYQVMLDQDAFAVLRILGIADHVPPVQLGAGCAGLARAAAVVSSTRTERALVIAYNVASRVSTAADGSLLPHYADNTLHPYGKSLWASSALFSDGVGALVLRRNVDAEGMVLYSRDSQSFGDEPGLTDPLIHFPGGGSRHPAGSPGSCELSGYGMNSPEIQRYYSRGMTLNHEALEEVRPGYLKEVTRLYTHQANPRLVDAFREEMGLPAERAPSNVHTVGNTAAASTIALLHADLVAGTIERSDEVCFSVVGSGPERGALITPVQVPAPRA; encoded by the coding sequence TTGCGTGCCCGCCCCTTCCCCTACGAGATCGGCGGCGCCTGCGCCGAACTCGGCACCGTGATCGACATGGAGTCCTGGGCCCGGCGGGCACGCGTCCCCGACCGGCGCAGGCCCGGGGCGCACCTCACCGGGGCCACCGTCACTCGGTTGCTGGCCGTGGAGTCCAAAGCCTGGGATCCAGAGCGGTTCGCCGATCCGGAAACTGTCGCGCGGGTGGCCCGCGGCGCGCTGGAGAGTGCCCGTCTGGCCCCTGAGGAGGTGACCGCGGTCGTCCTCGTGACATGTACTCCGTACCAGGTCATGCTCGACCAGGACGCCTTCGCGGTGCTGCGCATCCTGGGAATCGCGGACCATGTCCCGCCCGTCCAACTCGGCGCGGGCTGTGCGGGCTTGGCACGGGCGGCGGCCGTCGTGTCGTCCACCCGCACAGAACGGGCCCTGGTCATCGCCTACAACGTCGCCAGCCGGGTCAGCACCGCAGCCGACGGCTCCCTGCTCCCCCATTACGCCGACAACACCCTGCACCCGTACGGCAAGAGCCTCTGGGCGTCGTCTGCCCTCTTCTCGGACGGCGTCGGCGCCCTGGTCCTGCGTCGGAACGTGGACGCCGAAGGAATGGTGCTCTACTCGCGCGACAGCCAGTCGTTCGGCGACGAGCCGGGGCTCACCGATCCCCTGATCCACTTCCCGGGCGGCGGCAGCCGGCACCCCGCGGGCTCCCCCGGCTCCTGTGAGCTGTCTGGCTACGGCATGAACTCACCCGAGATCCAGCGCTACTACAGCAGGGGCATGACCCTCAACCACGAGGCCCTGGAAGAGGTCCGTCCCGGCTACCTCAAAGAGGTGACCAGGCTCTACACCCATCAGGCCAACCCCCGGCTGGTCGACGCCTTCCGCGAGGAGATGGGCCTGCCCGCCGAGCGGGCGCCCTCGAACGTGCACACCGTCGGCAACACCGCGGCGGCCTCCACCATCGCCCTGCTGCACGCCGACCTCGTCGCCGGAACCATCGAGCGATCCGACGAGGTCTGTTTCTCCGTCGTCGGTTCCGGCCCCGAGCGCGGGGCGCTCATCACGCCGGTCCAGGTGCCCGCGCCACGGGCCTGA
- a CDS encoding SDR family NAD(P)-dependent oxidoreductase — MTVIAQTAGGCPAAGPTDRTAEADERLGAAVAHERPASALLAGRTAVITGGTTGLGRQLAEGFLRAGARVVCGARGDHGIGEIIDRYADRAAYVPCDVREPQTLERLMAETTDRFGGIDIVVANAGITRNNTVRRLSPEHWREVMSTNVDGVFHTVRAALPHLERSVGGTVLTVSSAMTSHPAVGASAYIASKAAIEAFTRCCAVEFASRRIRVNCLAPGILSVGMGEAVAADERLRQIYWPRLLAGRQGSPQEAVDAAVFLVSPAASYVNGHVLGVDGGVL, encoded by the coding sequence GTGACGGTCATCGCGCAGACGGCGGGCGGCTGTCCGGCCGCAGGCCCGACGGACAGGACAGCCGAGGCCGACGAGAGGCTCGGGGCCGCGGTGGCCCATGAGCGGCCGGCATCGGCGTTGCTGGCCGGCCGGACCGCGGTCATCACCGGCGGGACGACGGGGCTGGGCAGACAACTCGCCGAGGGGTTCCTGCGAGCGGGGGCGCGCGTGGTGTGCGGGGCGAGGGGGGATCACGGCATCGGCGAGATCATCGACCGGTACGCGGACCGGGCCGCGTACGTGCCCTGCGACGTACGGGAGCCGCAGACCCTGGAACGGCTGATGGCCGAGACCACGGATCGGTTCGGCGGGATCGACATCGTGGTCGCCAACGCGGGCATCACCCGCAACAACACCGTGCGCCGCCTCAGCCCGGAACACTGGCGCGAGGTGATGAGCACCAACGTCGACGGTGTCTTCCACACGGTCCGAGCAGCCCTTCCTCACCTGGAGCGCAGCGTCGGCGGCACCGTCCTCACCGTGTCCTCCGCGATGACCTCGCATCCCGCGGTCGGCGCCAGCGCCTACATCGCCTCCAAGGCGGCGATCGAGGCGTTCACCCGCTGCTGCGCCGTCGAGTTCGCCTCCCGGCGGATCCGGGTGAACTGCCTGGCGCCCGGCATTCTGAGCGTGGGCATGGGCGAGGCCGTGGCGGCGGACGAGCGGCTGCGGCAGATCTACTGGCCACGCCTGCTGGCCGGACGGCAGGGTTCCCCGCAGGAAGCGGTGGACGCGGCGGTGTTCCTGGTCAGCCCGGCGGCCTCGTACGTAAATGGCCACGTCCTCGGCGTCGACGGAGGCGTGCTGTGA
- a CDS encoding TetR/AcrR family transcriptional regulator, producing the protein MGRPRAFDTDQAVTAAAVVFAAHGYEGTSVDDLVTATGVHRGSLYKVFGSKRGLHLTVLRSHLDHEIHPTAAAIASLTDPQQALAAAIASYDNGPAAGLLLLAAAERAPHDPDVAVLVTEGICALEDALRPTHGDAAPRLASTVLGTRLRLRAQPNTTKEH; encoded by the coding sequence ATGGGACGACCACGCGCCTTCGACACGGATCAGGCTGTCACCGCCGCAGCCGTTGTCTTCGCTGCCCACGGCTACGAGGGCACTTCGGTGGACGACCTGGTCACGGCCACCGGTGTCCACCGGGGCAGCCTGTACAAGGTCTTCGGCTCCAAACGTGGCCTGCATCTGACCGTTCTCCGCAGCCACCTCGACCACGAGATCCATCCCACCGCTGCCGCCATCGCCAGCCTCACCGACCCTCAGCAGGCACTCGCGGCAGCCATCGCCTCGTACGACAACGGCCCGGCCGCCGGGCTTCTCCTCCTCGCCGCAGCGGAACGTGCCCCCCACGATCCGGACGTCGCTGTGCTGGTCACGGAAGGCATCTGCGCGCTTGAGGACGCCCTGCGCCCTACACACGGCGACGCGGCCCCCCGCCTCGCCTCCACCGTCCTCGGCACCCGCCTGCGCCTGCGCGCCCAGCCGAACACCACGAAGGAGCACTGA
- a CDS encoding S1 family peptidase: MRRLHTCLAMLTTAVMAVVTLLFGTVPSATALQVTTIRGGTMLYAATGAQCVIGFNARSNGVFYGVMVGHCSGTHTTTWYADAARTVQVGVTAGASFPIDDYGVVRYTSATLNLPGDIALGGGVYQDITGVASPAVGQSLCHVGRTSGVHCGRVTAVNATVNYSEGTVYGLVRSTTCAEAGDTGAPAYSGTLAVGFLVGSSGNCTSGGISYHQPVAEVVSHFGLTVY, translated from the coding sequence GTGAGACGTCTGCACACCTGCCTGGCGATGCTGACCACAGCCGTGATGGCTGTGGTCACCCTGCTCTTCGGCACCGTTCCGTCCGCCACCGCCCTGCAAGTGACGACCATCCGGGGCGGCACCATGCTCTACGCGGCCACCGGCGCGCAATGTGTCATCGGCTTCAACGCGAGGAGCAACGGCGTCTTCTACGGCGTGATGGTCGGCCACTGCTCAGGCACCCACACCACGACCTGGTACGCCGACGCGGCCCGCACCGTGCAGGTAGGGGTCACCGCCGGCGCGTCCTTCCCCATCGACGACTACGGGGTGGTCCGCTACACGTCCGCCACACTGAACCTGCCCGGTGACATCGCGCTCGGCGGGGGCGTCTACCAGGACATCACCGGGGTGGCGAGCCCGGCGGTCGGGCAGTCGCTCTGCCACGTCGGTCGTACCAGCGGTGTCCACTGCGGGAGGGTGACCGCGGTGAACGCCACGGTCAACTACTCCGAGGGCACTGTCTACGGCCTGGTCCGGTCCACCACATGTGCGGAGGCCGGCGACACGGGGGCCCCGGCGTACTCCGGCACCCTGGCCGTCGGCTTCCTGGTCGGATCCAGCGGCAACTGCACCTCCGGCGGGATCTCCTACCACCAGCCCGTCGCGGAGGTCGTGTCGCACTTCGGCCTCACCGTGTACTGA
- a CDS encoding enoyl-CoA hydratase/isomerase family protein has translation MTVCVRYEDGLARVCMDRPPLNLFDAAQQRRADAALRELRGRTDVRAVLFTGSNGHFSAGGDVAEMGTLTPAEVADYAARISRLTREVAALPVPVIAAVEGYALGGGCELALAADVRVCTPTARFGLPEIPLGLIPGAGGTQRLPRLVGLSRAKDILFSGRQVDAAEAERIGLVDQVVPEGALIEAARTLARRYTAGPPDALAAAKRAMDACLDGPLDQGLDLELALFAPLLSAGRRTAHFHRFQKAAEPRADETALT, from the coding sequence GTGACGGTCTGCGTCCGCTACGAGGACGGCCTGGCCCGGGTATGCATGGACCGTCCGCCCCTCAACCTGTTCGACGCCGCCCAGCAGCGGCGCGCGGACGCCGCTCTGCGCGAGCTCCGCGGCCGAACCGACGTGCGCGCGGTGCTGTTCACCGGTTCGAACGGCCACTTCTCCGCTGGTGGGGACGTGGCGGAGATGGGCACGCTGACTCCGGCGGAAGTGGCCGACTACGCGGCCCGCATCAGCCGGCTGACGCGCGAGGTCGCGGCCCTGCCCGTCCCGGTGATCGCCGCGGTGGAGGGGTACGCGCTCGGTGGCGGCTGCGAACTCGCCCTCGCCGCCGACGTGCGCGTCTGCACCCCCACCGCCCGTTTCGGCCTGCCGGAGATCCCGCTCGGCCTGATTCCCGGCGCCGGCGGAACCCAGCGCCTGCCCCGCCTGGTCGGTCTGTCCCGGGCCAAGGACATCCTCTTCTCCGGCCGCCAGGTCGACGCGGCCGAGGCCGAGCGGATCGGCCTGGTCGACCAAGTTGTCCCCGAAGGCGCCCTGATCGAAGCGGCTCGGACCCTGGCACGCCGCTACACAGCGGGTCCGCCCGACGCTCTGGCTGCCGCCAAGCGCGCGATGGACGCCTGCCTCGACGGCCCGCTCGATCAGGGTCTCGATCTCGAACTCGCCCTCTTCGCCCCTCTCCTCAGCGCGGGAAGACGCACCGCACACTTCCACCGCTTCCAGAAGGCGGCCGAACCGCGAGCCGACGAGACCGCTCTGACCTGA
- a CDS encoding RICIN domain-containing protein: MSLWTSLEPASATVDPGGSTTVRLRLRNTGDVVDEYRFEAVGPLAPWTRVEPQALRLYPGTTGSVDLTFAPPRTPDATAGPNPYAVRITPTEHPEATTVPEGNLTITAFTEVRAELVPPTVKGRFRGRPKLAVDNLGNTKLTASVSGSDNGDQLSYDIYPSNVQIEPGRAAFVEATLKPRQISWFGSKESRPYTLAVQRSGVDPLDVEGTYIQRSFLPRWLATFLGVFMALAITFVMLWIAYKPQVRSSATEKLQEAGISTLPPSPTPTPEVPKAPSVESEPAQPAPVASDGAGGGGSAPSPTTKEAPKSVVPANNVLLRNTGTKRCADIPGNGKGVKDGRVQQFTCDESTDGNQLWDLEVRYPELGPDGSPLFQIRNVKDQLCMDLPGSGAQPIHAAISESDCAGTTDDNQLWWIDKQDSGAYWIRNFASKGKCLEVGGNRSSADNTRLLIFYCTNTDDQEWQIIQPAAG; this comes from the coding sequence GTGAGCCTTTGGACATCCCTGGAACCCGCCTCCGCGACCGTGGACCCGGGTGGCAGTACGACTGTGCGGCTGCGTCTGCGCAACACCGGTGACGTGGTGGACGAGTACCGCTTCGAGGCGGTCGGTCCGCTGGCGCCCTGGACGAGAGTGGAGCCGCAGGCACTGCGGTTGTATCCGGGGACGACAGGTTCGGTGGACCTGACCTTCGCCCCACCGAGGACGCCGGACGCGACGGCAGGACCCAACCCGTACGCGGTGCGGATCACGCCGACCGAACACCCGGAGGCGACCACCGTCCCCGAGGGCAACCTCACCATCACCGCGTTCACGGAGGTGCGGGCGGAGCTGGTGCCGCCGACGGTGAAGGGGCGTTTCCGGGGCCGTCCGAAGCTGGCCGTGGACAACCTCGGCAATACAAAGCTGACGGCGTCGGTCAGCGGCAGCGACAACGGCGACCAGCTCTCGTACGACATCTACCCGTCGAACGTGCAGATCGAGCCCGGGCGGGCGGCGTTCGTCGAGGCAACGCTGAAGCCGAGGCAGATCAGCTGGTTCGGGTCGAAGGAGTCCCGGCCCTACACCCTCGCGGTCCAACGGTCCGGCGTGGACCCGTTGGACGTCGAAGGCACCTACATCCAGCGGAGTTTCCTGCCACGCTGGCTCGCCACCTTCCTCGGTGTCTTCATGGCCCTCGCGATCACCTTCGTGATGCTGTGGATCGCCTACAAGCCGCAAGTACGCAGCTCCGCCACGGAGAAGCTCCAGGAAGCCGGCATCAGTACCCTGCCTCCCTCCCCCACGCCGACCCCCGAAGTTCCGAAGGCCCCGTCCGTCGAGTCGGAGCCCGCCCAGCCCGCACCGGTGGCGTCCGACGGTGCTGGAGGAGGCGGGTCCGCCCCGTCGCCGACGACGAAAGAGGCGCCCAAGAGCGTGGTGCCCGCGAACAACGTCCTCCTGCGGAACACGGGCACGAAGAGGTGCGCCGACATCCCGGGCAATGGGAAGGGTGTGAAAGACGGCCGCGTTCAGCAGTTCACGTGCGATGAGAGCACCGACGGCAACCAGCTCTGGGACCTTGAGGTGCGTTACCCCGAGCTCGGCCCCGACGGCTCGCCCCTGTTCCAGATCCGCAACGTCAAGGACCAGTTGTGCATGGACCTGCCCGGCTCCGGGGCCCAGCCCATCCATGCGGCGATCTCCGAATCCGACTGCGCCGGCACGACCGACGACAACCAGCTGTGGTGGATCGACAAGCAGGACAGCGGCGCCTACTGGATCCGCAACTTCGCCAGCAAAGGCAAGTGCCTTGAGGTCGGCGGAAACAGGTCCAGCGCGGACAACACGCGCCTCCTGATCTTCTACTGCACCAATACCGACGACCAGGAGTGGCAGATCATCCAACCCGCGGCAGGCTGA
- the chvE gene encoding multiple monosaccharide ABC transporter substrate-binding protein, with translation MKNLRALPSVVLLALVFSACGQNDNEDDENNAKGATIGVAMPTKSSERWIADGANVKKELEAKGYKVKLVFGEDDPDQQVSQIENLITQGVKALVIAAIDNKSLNNVTQQAADADIPVIAYDRLILGTKNVDYYASFDNEKVGELQGGYIAKKLGLKDGSKRKFNIELFAGSNDDNNTRYFFNGAMKVLQPYIDKKQLVVQSGQTELNQITTLRWDGATAQKRMEDVLTSSYKNGKVDAILSPYDGISIGIISALKSDAYGTKTKPWPVITGQDAELASVKSIMAGEQTETVYKDLRKLAKVTANMVDAKLNNKKPETNDTKSYNNLVKVVPAYLLPPVDVDKSNYVKALIEDGYYTADELK, from the coding sequence ATGAAAAATCTCAGGGCATTGCCCTCAGTAGTGCTTCTCGCTTTAGTTTTCTCGGCTTGCGGACAGAACGACAACGAAGACGATGAGAACAACGCCAAGGGAGCCACCATCGGCGTCGCGATGCCGACGAAATCCTCCGAGCGATGGATAGCCGACGGCGCGAACGTCAAGAAGGAACTGGAGGCGAAAGGCTACAAGGTAAAACTGGTTTTCGGAGAGGACGACCCCGATCAGCAGGTTTCCCAGATCGAGAACTTGATCACACAAGGCGTCAAGGCACTGGTCATCGCAGCCATAGACAACAAATCGTTGAACAACGTGACCCAGCAGGCCGCCGACGCCGACATACCGGTCATCGCCTACGACCGACTCATCCTGGGCACCAAGAACGTGGACTACTACGCCTCCTTCGACAACGAAAAGGTGGGCGAGCTGCAAGGCGGATACATCGCCAAGAAGCTCGGCCTGAAAGATGGGTCCAAGAGGAAATTCAATATCGAGCTCTTCGCGGGTTCGAACGACGACAACAATACGCGATATTTCTTCAACGGTGCGATGAAGGTTCTGCAGCCCTACATCGACAAGAAACAGCTTGTCGTCCAGTCCGGCCAGACCGAGCTCAATCAGATCACCACTCTACGATGGGACGGTGCCACGGCACAGAAGCGCATGGAGGACGTTCTCACCTCGTCCTACAAGAACGGCAAGGTCGACGCAATACTCTCGCCCTACGACGGCATCTCCATCGGCATCATATCCGCGCTCAAGTCGGACGCCTACGGCACCAAGACAAAACCCTGGCCAGTCATCACGGGCCAGGACGCCGAACTCGCCTCAGTGAAGTCGATAATGGCGGGCGAGCAGACGGAGACTGTTTACAAAGACCTACGGAAACTTGCCAAAGTGACCGCCAACATGGTCGACGCGAAACTAAACAACAAAAAGCCGGAAACAAACGACACCAAGAGTTACAACAATCTGGTGAAGGTGGTACCCGCTTACCTGCTGCCGCCCGTCGATGTCGACAAGTCGAATTACGTGAAGGCGCTCATCGAGGATGGCTACTACACAGCGGATGAGCTGAAATAG